In Microbacterium sp. 1.5R, the following are encoded in one genomic region:
- the hpf gene encoding ribosome hibernation-promoting factor, HPF/YfiA family, with product METSIVGVGVGITDRFRAVVEEKIAKIQTFASRAQRLDVKVTHRVYRNGHVPDETVELTLVSKGPVVRAEATDGDKFVALDMAVDKMAEQLRRAKEKRVDGRQHPRGAHFEKESGALEGIDVQPASVDVLRAVATGNVPIQNEDDEVYSPVVIRTKNFGAEWMTVEEAVDRMELVGHDFFLFVDVRTDHPSVVYRRKGWDYGVIALETQAPPTEALAS from the coding sequence ATGGAAACGAGCATCGTTGGCGTCGGGGTGGGTATCACCGATCGATTCCGAGCCGTTGTCGAAGAGAAGATCGCCAAGATCCAGACGTTCGCGTCCCGTGCGCAACGGCTGGATGTCAAGGTCACCCACCGGGTGTACCGCAACGGTCACGTGCCGGACGAGACCGTGGAGCTCACGCTCGTCAGCAAGGGCCCCGTCGTGCGCGCTGAAGCCACGGACGGAGACAAGTTCGTCGCACTCGACATGGCCGTCGACAAGATGGCCGAGCAGCTTCGTCGAGCGAAGGAGAAGCGAGTCGACGGACGCCAGCACCCACGCGGGGCGCACTTCGAGAAGGAGAGCGGAGCGCTGGAGGGCATCGATGTCCAGCCGGCATCCGTGGATGTCCTGCGGGCCGTCGCGACCGGCAACGTGCCGATCCAGAACGAGGACGACGAGGTCTACTCGCCGGTGGTCATCCGCACCAAGAACTTCGGAGCGGAATGGATGACCGTCGAAGAGGCCGTCGACCGGATGGAGTTGGTCGGGCACGATTTCTTCCTGTTCGTGGACGTGCGCACCGACCACCCGAGCGTCGTCTACCGACGCAAGGGCTGGGATTACGGTGTGATCGCTCTCGAGACGCAGGCTCCGCCCACTGAGGCGCTCGCCTCCTGA
- a CDS encoding stage II sporulation protein M, with amino-acid sequence MDADALTDARRAEWERLDQLSRARLDGAGVDELIVRYRAASADLAELKTSVGESPQGAYLSTILVRARLRLTGASDSILTQTGRFFSLQLPAALYRLRWTTLVIAASFIAIVVGTATWISADPALLATLGPPDLLEQYADESFTGYYTENPAAVFMGMVWWNNAWIALQCVLFGITGIWPINVLVQNAMGLGVSGAVMAAHDQVDVMILYILPHGLLEMTSIFVAAAAGLHLFWSWVAPGHRSRGESLASEGRSLATVAIGLVFALFVSGLIEGFVTGWALPWPVKIGIGVAALAAFLIYMLVIGGRAYRRGETGDLVEYEAGTPRLLAG; translated from the coding sequence GTGGATGCCGATGCGCTGACAGATGCACGCCGCGCCGAGTGGGAACGGCTCGACCAGCTGAGCCGTGCTCGGCTCGACGGCGCGGGCGTCGACGAGCTGATCGTCCGCTACCGCGCGGCGTCCGCGGATCTCGCTGAGCTCAAGACCTCGGTGGGGGAGTCACCTCAAGGTGCGTACCTCTCGACGATCCTCGTGCGCGCGCGGCTGCGACTCACCGGGGCGTCCGACAGCATCCTCACCCAGACCGGCCGATTCTTCTCGCTGCAGCTGCCCGCCGCGCTCTATCGACTGCGCTGGACGACGCTCGTGATCGCGGCGTCATTCATCGCGATCGTCGTCGGGACCGCGACATGGATCTCCGCAGATCCGGCACTCCTCGCGACCCTCGGCCCGCCGGACCTGCTGGAGCAGTACGCCGACGAGAGCTTCACCGGCTATTACACCGAGAACCCGGCCGCGGTGTTCATGGGCATGGTCTGGTGGAACAACGCCTGGATCGCCCTGCAATGCGTGCTGTTCGGCATCACCGGCATCTGGCCGATCAACGTCCTCGTGCAGAACGCGATGGGGCTGGGCGTGTCGGGCGCCGTCATGGCCGCACACGACCAGGTCGATGTGATGATCCTCTACATCCTCCCGCACGGACTCCTGGAGATGACGTCGATCTTCGTCGCGGCTGCGGCGGGTCTGCACCTGTTCTGGTCGTGGGTCGCGCCGGGACACCGTTCGAGAGGCGAGTCACTCGCGTCCGAGGGACGCTCGCTCGCGACTGTGGCGATCGGACTCGTCTTCGCGCTGTTCGTGTCCGGACTGATCGAGGGATTCGTGACGGGGTGGGCGCTGCCCTGGCCGGTCAAGATCGGCATCGGCGTCGCCGCCCTCGCCGCGTTCCTCATCTATATGCTCGTGATCGGCGGTCGAGCGTATCGCCGCGGCGAGACCGGAGACCTCGTCGAGTACGAGGCAGGTACGCCCAGGCTCCTGGCCGGCTGA
- a CDS encoding ComF family protein yields the protein MSPHPPARAVGLEILALLLAATCAGCDRPETLLCGSCRQSIRPEPLVRRTPAGLEVRAAMPFESVAARCIRRMKDDGETLLARPFGSALGEVVDVLEARPDADRPLHLVPIPTSVAAFRRRGYRVPELLIRRAGRLPDRLLVLRGRRTDQRGLDSVSRAENVRGSMRARRVLEGETVVLVDDVVTTGATFDEAARALKDAGAHVLAAVALAATPRHSERNVNASGTRSN from the coding sequence ATGTCACCGCATCCACCGGCCCGCGCCGTAGGACTCGAGATACTCGCCCTTCTGCTCGCGGCGACCTGCGCGGGGTGCGACCGGCCCGAGACGCTGCTCTGCGGCTCGTGCCGACAGAGCATCCGACCGGAGCCGCTCGTCCGCCGCACGCCCGCCGGACTGGAGGTCCGCGCGGCGATGCCCTTCGAGTCGGTCGCGGCGCGATGCATCCGCAGGATGAAGGACGACGGCGAGACGCTGCTCGCTCGCCCGTTCGGATCGGCGCTGGGGGAGGTGGTCGACGTGCTCGAGGCGCGCCCGGATGCCGATCGGCCGCTCCACCTCGTGCCGATCCCGACATCGGTGGCCGCCTTTCGACGGCGCGGCTACCGGGTGCCCGAGCTGCTGATCCGGCGGGCGGGTCGGCTTCCCGACCGGTTGCTCGTTCTGCGGGGTCGGCGCACGGATCAGCGAGGCCTCGATTCCGTGAGCCGAGCGGAGAACGTCCGCGGGAGCATGCGAGCGCGACGTGTGCTCGAGGGTGAGACCGTCGTGCTCGTCGACGACGTGGTCACGACGGGTGCGACGTTCGATGAGGCGGCTCGCGCGCTGAAAGACGCGGGCGCCCATGTCCTGGCAGCGGTCGCGCTCGCCGCCACGCCGCGTCACAGCGAACGGAATGTGAACGCATCGGGGACACGCAGCAACTGA
- a CDS encoding GerMN domain-containing protein has translation MTARTRRALRGLVIAATVLILSACTGLPTSGDAQPGKPLGASPEGQDFLPLASGPVDGAGPAAIVEGFMEAAITPADNWNTARSFLTPELASTWRPNTGVSIDVSSATRSFSSNVDEDDDADDGDTADVRVAFDQVASVDATGAYSEAFGASNSAFVVELTDGQWRIAEAPDGVVIDESRFSRVYDDYALQYFDQTWERLVPDVRWFPRRATVATTIAQSLIGGAPSPWLDPAVQSAFPQEVQLARDSVPIDPDQIADVALNRAALGLDPTTLARMRTQLQATLTAGGVQIDQVRFTVDGRTLEAGVVEVVTDKADPGSLVLKDGTFGMLVGGEITPIPGVSDQIVNAGQPVTAVDVSVDSSHAAVQLIDGHVWLAGEGSFNELDDRPSLVRPSMDPYDYTWSVPSNAPAALQAIGSDVAPQSIAGAWPEASSVSAIRVSADGARVAAAVVIGGERWIVVSSVIRDEAGLPTELGPTEPLAQLDGGAIGLVWLGADRLGLLTDPADRMVVTQVVGGPGTSEVAPTGAVSLAGARAATGLRVLGADGAVFARAGSAWSESISGVSLLATRAGH, from the coding sequence ATGACCGCGCGGACTCGGCGCGCGCTGCGTGGTCTCGTGATCGCGGCGACCGTGCTCATCCTGTCAGCGTGCACAGGTCTTCCGACCAGCGGAGACGCACAGCCGGGAAAGCCTCTCGGGGCGTCCCCCGAGGGGCAGGACTTCCTCCCGCTCGCTTCGGGTCCGGTGGACGGCGCGGGGCCTGCGGCGATCGTCGAAGGCTTCATGGAGGCCGCGATCACCCCGGCCGACAACTGGAACACCGCTCGCAGCTTTCTCACCCCGGAGCTCGCATCGACCTGGCGTCCGAACACCGGCGTGTCGATCGATGTGAGCTCGGCGACTCGCTCGTTCAGCTCGAATGTCGACGAAGACGACGATGCCGATGACGGCGACACGGCCGACGTGAGGGTCGCCTTCGATCAGGTCGCCAGCGTCGACGCGACCGGAGCGTACTCCGAGGCGTTCGGCGCCTCGAACTCGGCCTTCGTGGTCGAACTCACAGACGGCCAGTGGCGGATCGCCGAGGCGCCGGACGGCGTGGTGATCGACGAATCCAGGTTCTCGCGCGTGTACGACGACTACGCGCTGCAGTACTTCGATCAGACGTGGGAACGACTCGTGCCCGATGTGCGCTGGTTCCCTCGACGCGCCACGGTGGCGACGACCATCGCGCAGTCGCTGATCGGCGGCGCGCCCAGCCCCTGGCTCGATCCGGCCGTGCAGAGCGCGTTCCCGCAGGAGGTGCAGCTCGCACGGGACTCCGTGCCGATCGACCCCGACCAGATCGCCGACGTCGCCCTGAACCGGGCGGCGCTGGGCCTCGACCCGACCACCCTCGCGCGCATGCGCACTCAGCTCCAGGCGACCCTGACCGCCGGGGGCGTGCAGATCGACCAGGTGCGCTTCACGGTCGACGGCCGCACACTGGAGGCCGGGGTCGTCGAGGTCGTGACGGACAAGGCCGATCCGGGCAGCCTCGTGCTGAAGGACGGGACTTTCGGCATGCTGGTCGGTGGAGAGATCACGCCGATCCCCGGCGTCTCGGACCAGATCGTGAACGCGGGTCAGCCCGTCACAGCGGTCGACGTGTCGGTCGACAGCTCCCACGCGGCCGTGCAGCTCATCGACGGGCACGTGTGGCTCGCAGGTGAAGGCAGCTTCAACGAGCTGGACGACCGCCCATCGCTGGTGCGGCCGTCCATGGATCCCTACGACTACACGTGGTCGGTCCCGTCTAACGCACCGGCGGCTCTGCAGGCGATCGGCAGCGATGTCGCCCCTCAGAGCATCGCGGGCGCGTGGCCGGAGGCCTCCTCCGTATCCGCCATCCGCGTCTCGGCGGATGGGGCCCGCGTCGCCGCGGCCGTCGTGATCGGGGGCGAGCGCTGGATCGTGGTGTCATCGGTGATCCGCGATGAGGCCGGGCTTCCGACCGAGCTCGGGCCCACCGAGCCGCTGGCGCAGCTCGACGGCGGCGCCATCGGCCTCGTCTGGCTGGGCGCGGATCGTCTCGGACTGCTGACGGATCCCGCAGACCGGATGGTCGTCACGCAGGTGGTCGGAGGGCCTGGCACGTCAGAGGTGGCTCCGACCGGCGCGGTGTCCCTGGCGGGTGCGCGCGCAGCCACCGGTCTGCGAGTGCTGGGCGCGGACGGCGCCGTGTTCGCCCGTGCGGGCTCGGCATGGAGCGAGTCGATCAGCGGAGTCTCACTTCTCGCGACGCGTGCGGGGCACTGA
- the mtrB gene encoding MtrAB system histidine kinase MtrB, whose amino-acid sequence MAATTATTTAVAVIRDWRGWPTVVQALWRSSLRFRTLTITLLLTSTAILITCVTMALVIQNDLFESRKNEALEDAARSVNQAQATLDATALGDDPAALPELWDSVQEDLGRNSTAEGLAGFRMEVDPDVPLNGFTAGLSDNLITSGLRNRVVEFDDWQSWQSVSLEVGGRAVPGIIVGQQLRVPEAGPFEIYFAYDLADADNTLTFVQRTLWVAGIGLVAIVAAISFIVLRTVSTPIVEAAETSARLASGDLGVRIDVHGEDEIATLGRSFNAMADSIESQIKELGELSLVQQRFVSDVSHELRTPLTTIRLAADMLNDQREEFDPTTARTTELLHTQVQRFETLLSDLLEISRYDAGSVQLELEATSLAHLAEDIIEQMRPLADDRGSELRLFAPGGYSPVDMDPRRVRRVLRNLIGNAIEHGEGRPIVVTVDSNQHAVAAGVRDFGLGMDPADAERVFDRFWRADPSRQRTLGGTGLGLSIALGDATLHGGSLAVWSELGVGTNFVLTLPRRGDATDGPSPIPIEPQEPLAELGDATQPIQLADVPAELFDRGSIE is encoded by the coding sequence ATGGCCGCGACCACAGCGACCACCACGGCGGTCGCTGTCATCCGCGACTGGCGTGGCTGGCCGACCGTCGTCCAGGCGTTGTGGCGCAGTTCTCTGCGATTCCGGACGCTCACGATCACGCTTCTGCTGACGTCCACCGCGATCCTGATCACCTGCGTGACGATGGCGCTGGTTATCCAGAACGATCTGTTCGAATCCCGCAAGAACGAGGCGCTCGAAGACGCGGCCCGCTCGGTGAACCAGGCGCAGGCGACCCTGGACGCGACGGCGCTGGGTGATGACCCGGCAGCCTTGCCGGAGCTGTGGGACAGCGTGCAGGAGGACCTCGGACGGAATTCAACGGCCGAGGGTCTTGCCGGATTCCGCATGGAGGTCGACCCCGACGTCCCGCTCAACGGCTTCACCGCCGGGCTGAGCGACAATCTGATCACCTCGGGCCTCAGGAACCGGGTGGTCGAGTTCGACGACTGGCAGTCCTGGCAGTCCGTATCGCTCGAGGTCGGCGGCCGAGCTGTCCCCGGGATCATCGTGGGGCAGCAGCTGCGGGTTCCCGAGGCGGGGCCGTTCGAGATCTACTTCGCGTACGACCTCGCGGATGCAGACAACACTCTCACCTTCGTGCAGCGCACCCTGTGGGTCGCCGGCATAGGTCTGGTGGCGATCGTCGCCGCGATCTCCTTCATCGTTCTCCGCACCGTGTCGACGCCTATCGTCGAGGCTGCCGAGACGAGCGCGCGTCTGGCCTCGGGCGACCTCGGCGTCCGCATCGACGTGCACGGGGAAGACGAGATCGCGACCCTGGGACGCTCCTTCAACGCCATGGCCGACAGCATCGAATCCCAGATCAAGGAGCTCGGCGAGCTGTCACTCGTGCAGCAGCGCTTCGTGTCAGATGTGTCGCATGAGCTGCGGACTCCGCTCACCACGATCCGCCTCGCCGCAGACATGCTGAACGATCAGCGGGAGGAGTTCGATCCGACGACCGCTCGCACCACCGAGCTCCTGCACACGCAGGTGCAGCGGTTCGAGACGCTGCTGTCGGATCTGCTCGAGATCAGCCGCTACGACGCAGGCTCCGTGCAGCTCGAGCTCGAGGCGACGAGCCTCGCACATCTGGCAGAGGACATCATCGAGCAGATGCGTCCTCTCGCCGACGATCGCGGCAGCGAGCTGAGGCTCTTCGCCCCCGGCGGTTATTCGCCGGTCGACATGGATCCGCGGCGGGTGCGACGAGTCCTGCGCAACCTGATCGGCAATGCGATCGAGCACGGCGAGGGCCGACCGATCGTGGTCACCGTCGACAGCAATCAGCATGCGGTCGCCGCCGGCGTCCGCGACTTCGGGCTCGGCATGGACCCGGCGGATGCCGAGCGGGTGTTCGACCGATTCTGGCGCGCTGACCCCTCCCGCCAGCGCACTCTCGGGGGCACGGGGCTCGGACTGTCGATCGCGCTCGGCGATGCGACTCTCCACGGCGGATCGCTCGCGGTGTGGTCCGAACTCGGCGTCGGGACGAACTTCGTTCTGACCCTGCCTCGCCGTGGCGATGCGACGGATGGGCCTTCGCCCATCCCGATCGAGCCGCAGGAGCCGCTCGCCGAACTCGGCGATGCCACGCAGCCGATCCAGCTCGCCGATGTCCCGGCGGAGCTCTTCGATCGAGGGAGCATCGAATGA
- a CDS encoding DUF58 domain-containing protein translates to MFVTGRLALAVAVGIVPLVLAGLADFPPYAALGIWVLLCVLLIVVDVLLAPSPRSVAVTRRVPTRTRIGEQVPVSVALQNQGPRTLHALIRDAWQPTAGAGEARQRLSVPPGERRRVSIPLLPRRRGELASEFVMIRSLGPLGLAGRQARHLVRGTIRVLPAFSSRKHLPSRLARLRELDGNTSIQVRGQGTEFDSLREYVRGDDVRSIDWRATARAGTTMLRTWRPERDRHVVIIIDTGRTAAARVGDGTRVDAALEASLLLAALAARAGDHVHLLMYDRVVRARVTGVEGTALLPALTDAMAPVHARLVDTDWPGAFAAVRTLTTRPSLIVVLTAQDAAESARGFLGAFPDASRSTSILVGSVTDDGIADLTTRRGSREEIYLAAAAERTMRDAENVADAVRRAGGEAIAADPESLPPRVADRYLELKAAGRL, encoded by the coding sequence GTGTTCGTCACCGGCCGTCTCGCGCTTGCCGTCGCCGTCGGCATCGTCCCGCTCGTCCTCGCCGGGCTGGCGGACTTCCCGCCCTATGCCGCCCTCGGCATCTGGGTGCTGCTCTGCGTCCTGCTGATCGTCGTCGATGTGCTGCTGGCTCCGAGCCCCCGCTCAGTCGCCGTGACCAGGCGCGTGCCGACGCGCACCCGCATCGGCGAGCAGGTCCCCGTGAGCGTCGCGCTGCAGAATCAGGGTCCCCGGACGCTCCATGCGCTGATCCGCGATGCCTGGCAGCCGACGGCCGGAGCGGGTGAGGCCCGTCAGCGACTCAGCGTCCCGCCGGGTGAACGGCGACGCGTCTCCATCCCCCTACTGCCACGACGTCGCGGCGAGCTGGCGAGCGAGTTCGTGATGATCCGCTCGCTCGGTCCGCTCGGCCTCGCCGGCCGGCAGGCCCGTCACCTCGTACGCGGGACCATCCGGGTGCTGCCCGCCTTCTCGTCGCGGAAGCACCTCCCCTCCCGCCTCGCCCGTCTGCGGGAGCTCGACGGGAACACGAGCATCCAGGTGCGCGGTCAGGGCACCGAGTTCGACTCGCTCCGTGAGTACGTCCGAGGGGATGACGTGCGGTCGATCGACTGGCGCGCCACCGCTCGCGCGGGCACCACGATGCTGAGGACGTGGCGACCGGAGCGCGATCGCCACGTCGTGATCATCATCGACACCGGCCGCACGGCCGCCGCGCGCGTCGGCGACGGCACGAGGGTCGATGCCGCCCTGGAGGCGTCTCTTCTGCTCGCGGCCCTCGCCGCGCGTGCGGGCGACCACGTGCATCTGCTCATGTACGACCGGGTCGTGCGGGCGCGCGTGACCGGTGTGGAGGGGACAGCGCTGCTTCCGGCGCTGACCGATGCGATGGCTCCGGTGCACGCGCGTCTCGTCGACACCGATTGGCCGGGTGCTTTCGCTGCCGTGCGCACGCTCACGACCCGTCCGTCGCTCATCGTGGTGCTCACCGCTCAGGATGCGGCTGAGTCGGCTCGCGGATTCCTCGGTGCGTTCCCCGACGCGAGCAGGTCGACATCGATCCTCGTCGGTTCGGTCACCGACGACGGCATCGCGGATCTCACGACGCGGCGCGGATCTCGGGAGGAGATCTACCTCGCTGCGGCGGCCGAACGCACGATGCGCGACGCGGAGAACGTGGCCGACGCGGTGCGCCGCGCGGGAGGCGAGGCGATCGCCGCTGACCCCGAGTCGCTGCCTCCGAGGGTCGCAGACCGGTACCTGGAGCTGAAGGCCGCCGGGCGCCTCTGA
- a CDS encoding DUF4350 domain-containing protein: MSVLEQRDVPASTTERAPRGRRSRALLGWLIIVALVLGGVFVAIQVGVRMPDQRGSLDPESVSDSGAMAIAQILQENGVEVSVFRSRTEARQALDDNATLVMANPYTLSDEAITELIEPADRVVFLSSSTHLLSLLRIGDNATPDFTPVQADCDAPEFADVGSIRPDRLFTPADGVEGCFGDDDAAAVLIDESDGATHVVVEGARLFSNAYLADDGNAALALALLGQTERVVWYVPSFGDTDIEGETEDTLGSLTPGWVTPAILLLMLAGVAAALWRGQRFGPLVAETLPVTVRASETMHGRARLTAKAGDAAHAGEAIRDGSGRRLARRLGLAVTASAEEVADAAADRLRVPRGSLHELLAGAPPVDDPSLIDLARRLQELESAVDASSFTERRSE, from the coding sequence GTGAGCGTTCTCGAGCAGCGGGACGTCCCCGCGTCGACCACCGAACGCGCGCCTCGAGGCCGACGATCGCGAGCTCTGCTCGGATGGCTGATCATCGTGGCCCTCGTCCTCGGCGGCGTCTTCGTCGCGATTCAGGTCGGTGTGCGCATGCCCGATCAGCGGGGTTCGCTCGATCCCGAGAGCGTGAGCGACTCGGGTGCCATGGCCATCGCGCAGATCCTGCAGGAGAACGGTGTCGAGGTCTCGGTCTTCCGTTCGCGCACCGAGGCACGCCAAGCGCTCGATGACAACGCCACGCTCGTGATGGCGAATCCGTACACGCTCTCCGACGAGGCGATCACCGAGCTCATCGAGCCCGCCGACCGGGTGGTCTTCCTGTCGAGCAGTACGCACCTGCTGAGCCTCTTGAGGATCGGCGACAACGCCACCCCGGATTTCACCCCGGTGCAGGCGGACTGCGACGCACCCGAGTTCGCGGACGTCGGCTCGATCCGTCCTGATCGGCTGTTCACGCCCGCCGACGGCGTGGAGGGATGCTTCGGCGACGACGACGCGGCGGCCGTGCTCATCGATGAGAGCGACGGAGCCACGCATGTCGTCGTCGAGGGTGCGCGCCTCTTCAGCAACGCCTATCTCGCGGATGACGGCAACGCCGCACTCGCGCTCGCGCTGCTCGGACAGACCGAGCGCGTCGTCTGGTACGTGCCCAGTTTCGGCGACACGGACATCGAGGGTGAGACCGAGGACACCCTCGGGTCGCTCACACCGGGATGGGTGACACCGGCCATCCTGCTGCTCATGCTGGCCGGCGTCGCGGCAGCACTGTGGCGCGGTCAGCGCTTCGGACCGCTCGTCGCCGAGACGCTGCCGGTGACGGTCCGCGCCTCGGAGACCATGCACGGTCGCGCACGTCTGACCGCGAAGGCCGGCGACGCCGCGCACGCGGGCGAAGCTATCCGAGACGGGAGCGGGCGCCGCCTGGCGCGCAGGCTCGGCCTCGCTGTCACCGCGAGTGCCGAGGAGGTCGCGGATGCCGCAGCCGACCGGCTGCGCGTGCCGCGTGGCTCGCTGCACGAGCTGCTCGCGGGCGCGCCACCCGTCGACGATCCGTCACTGATCGACCTCGCGCGCCGACTGCAGGAACTCGAGAGCGCCGTCGACGCCTCGTCCTTCACGGAGCGGAGATCCGAATGA
- the mtrA gene encoding MtrAB system response regulator MtrA, which yields MTSRILVVDDDTALAEMIGIVLRTEGFEPVFCADGARAVDEWRAQRPDLVLLDLMLPGMDGIEICTRIRAESGVPVIMLTARSDTADVVRGLEVGADDYIVKPFNPKELVARIRTRLRPTSQNVGEQLRVGDLTVDVDAHEVRRGTAPIALTPLEFQLLVALASKPQQVFSREMLLEQVWGYHYKADTRLVNVHVQRLRAKVELDPDNPKIVMTVRGVGYRAGSAG from the coding sequence ATGACCTCACGCATTCTTGTGGTCGACGACGACACCGCGCTCGCCGAGATGATCGGCATCGTGCTGCGCACGGAAGGGTTCGAGCCGGTGTTCTGCGCCGACGGTGCGCGGGCGGTCGACGAGTGGCGCGCACAGCGTCCCGATCTCGTGCTGCTTGACCTGATGCTGCCCGGGATGGACGGCATCGAGATCTGCACACGCATCCGCGCCGAATCCGGAGTCCCCGTCATCATGCTCACCGCCCGCAGCGACACCGCTGATGTGGTCAGAGGACTCGAGGTCGGAGCCGACGACTACATCGTCAAGCCCTTCAACCCGAAGGAGCTCGTCGCTCGTATCAGAACCCGACTGCGGCCCACGTCGCAGAATGTGGGGGAGCAGCTGCGCGTGGGAGACCTCACCGTCGACGTCGACGCCCATGAGGTGCGCCGCGGCACGGCTCCGATCGCTCTCACGCCCCTGGAGTTTCAACTGCTCGTCGCGCTCGCGTCGAAGCCCCAGCAGGTGTTCTCGAGGGAGATGCTGCTCGAGCAGGTGTGGGGTTACCACTACAAGGCCGATACGCGGCTGGTCAACGTGCACGTGCAGCGTCTGCGGGCGAAGGTCGAACTCGACCCGGACAACCCCAAGATCGTCATGACGGTACGGGGCGTCGGCTACCGTGCCGGGAGCGCGGGCTAG
- a CDS encoding AAA family ATPase, which translates to MHRVRTEVDKAVVGQAGTVTGLLVSLLARGHVLLEGVPGVAKTLVVRSFARALGLDTKRVQFTPDLMPGDVTGSLVYDARTGEFDFRAGPVFTNILLADEINRTPPKTQAALLEAMEERQVSADGVSRALPDPFLVAATQNPIEHEGTYSLPEAQLDRFLMKLVVGMPERDAEVSVLRKHASGFSPRELTGVEATVSADEIRAAQDAAGRVEVTDDVLGYVVDLARATRQSPSVELGASPRASTGLLAAAKAWAWLNASSAVTPDHVQTMLVPVWRHRLQLRPDAQMEGVSADAVLTSVVQQTRVPI; encoded by the coding sequence ATGCACCGCGTGCGCACGGAGGTCGACAAGGCCGTCGTGGGCCAGGCGGGCACGGTGACCGGCCTGCTGGTGTCGCTGCTCGCGCGAGGACATGTGCTGCTCGAGGGCGTGCCCGGGGTGGCGAAGACCCTGGTCGTGCGCTCGTTCGCCCGGGCGCTCGGCCTCGACACGAAGCGCGTGCAGTTCACCCCCGACCTCATGCCGGGAGACGTCACCGGTTCGCTGGTCTACGACGCCCGCACGGGCGAGTTCGACTTCCGTGCGGGTCCGGTGTTCACGAACATCCTTCTCGCCGACGAGATCAACCGCACGCCTCCGAAGACCCAGGCCGCCCTGCTCGAGGCAATGGAAGAACGTCAGGTGTCCGCCGACGGTGTCAGCCGAGCTCTGCCCGACCCGTTCCTCGTCGCCGCGACGCAGAACCCGATCGAGCACGAGGGCACGTATTCGCTGCCGGAGGCCCAGCTCGACCGCTTCCTGATGAAGCTGGTCGTGGGAATGCCGGAGCGGGATGCCGAGGTGTCCGTGTTGCGCAAGCACGCCTCCGGCTTCTCCCCGCGCGAGCTCACCGGCGTGGAGGCGACCGTCTCCGCGGACGAGATCCGTGCGGCTCAGGATGCGGCAGGACGCGTCGAGGTCACCGATGACGTCCTCGGCTATGTCGTCGACCTCGCCAGAGCCACGAGGCAGTCGCCCTCGGTCGAGCTCGGCGCGAGCCCCCGCGCTTCCACGGGTCTGCTCGCCGCTGCGAAGGCATGGGCGTGGCTCAACGCATCCTCTGCCGTCACGCCGGATCACGTGCAGACGATGCTCGTCCCCGTCTGGCGGCACCGTCTGCAGCTCCGCCCGGACGCCCAGATGGAGGGCGTGTCCGCGGATGCCGTGCTCACATCCGTCGTCCAGCAGACCAGGGTGCCGATCTAG
- a CDS encoding DUF4129 domain-containing protein, which yields MIRPLDDVLVPDGDEARQWAEQELSDPRYADAKPTWFDLVARDIGRFLADLFSSDNGASVGPSALIIVSVIVFGALVAALIIWGRPRRSQAIRRPGAGLLGAEDDRSAAQLRADADRAARAADWDEATVLRFRALARGLLERDLIEPSPGATAQAIAREVSVVFPAETTPVRQAAVFFDDVRYLRHPATADRYAELASTDDRLSALRPEAVTA from the coding sequence ATGATCCGCCCGCTGGACGATGTGCTGGTGCCCGACGGAGACGAGGCGAGACAGTGGGCCGAGCAGGAGCTCTCCGACCCGCGCTATGCCGATGCGAAGCCGACGTGGTTCGATCTCGTCGCGCGTGACATCGGACGGTTCCTCGCCGATCTGTTCAGCTCCGACAACGGCGCCAGCGTCGGGCCGTCTGCACTGATCATCGTCAGCGTCATCGTCTTCGGCGCTCTTGTGGCGGCCCTCATCATCTGGGGTCGCCCTCGCCGCTCCCAGGCGATCCGTCGGCCGGGTGCCGGGCTTCTCGGCGCCGAGGATGACCGCTCGGCGGCGCAGCTGCGTGCGGATGCCGACCGCGCCGCGCGAGCGGCGGACTGGGACGAGGCGACGGTCCTGCGGTTCCGCGCGCTGGCGAGAGGACTCCTCGAGCGCGACCTCATCGAGCCGTCCCCCGGCGCGACGGCCCAGGCGATCGCGCGCGAGGTCTCTGTCGTGTTCCCTGCGGAGACGACGCCCGTCCGCCAGGCCGCCGTGTTCTTCGATGACGTGCGCTATCTGCGGCATCCCGCGACCGCTGATCGCTACGCGGAGCTCGCATCGACAGACGACCGTCTCAGTGCCCTGCGCCCGGAAGCAGTGACCGCGTGA